In Gossypium hirsutum isolate 1008001.06 chromosome D01, Gossypium_hirsutum_v2.1, whole genome shotgun sequence, the genomic window CATGTCAGTCATTGTAGGTTTTAGTAATTTTCCTTACAATTCTCTTGATGTTTCCAcggcaccattcattttggggcgatacggtgacgaattatggtgtctgatcttgaactgactacaaacttcTGCTATTAagttgttgttcaaattcagcgCATTGTCAAATATAATTctttcaggcatcccatatcgacatacaatttcctttttcaaaagcTTACTAACCGCTGACTTCGTGACgttagcatatgaagcagcttccacccatttagtgaaatagtcaataaccacaaatatgaaacgatgcccattagaagcctttggtgatattcgcccaatgacatccattccccacatggagaaaggccatggagaagtcataacgtgaagaggtgaaggaggtgcatggattttgtcaccataaatttggcatttatggcactttttggcataattaatgcaatctccttccatggtggaccaatagtacccaaacctcATAATCTGTCAGGCCATCGTGAAGCCGTTGGCATGCGTTTCACAGAtaccttcatggacttcttccaaaattttattGGTCTCTacagcatccacgcatctcaacAATACTTGATCATTTCCCCTTGTATACAAAATTTCTCTATTTAGGACATAATCAATGGCCAgtctcctcaatgtcctcttatcattctccgtCGCATGGTCGAGGTATTCACAATCCTTTACATATCGTAGTATGTCTTGGTACCATGAATGGTCATCATTTTCCTCTTCCTCAATACTGTAGCAAGGACCTGGGGTTTCATGAATACTGATTTGAATAGGCTTCATGTCTTCTGGTTTGTTCACTTTGACTATAGAGGCTTGAGTGGCCAAaacatcagccatctgattttcttctcgcGGGAGATAACGAAAAGTGATACTGTCAAACTCCTCGATCAATTTTAGAACCAATTTCCAGTAACAGATTAACTTTGGGTCTCTTGTTACTTTGAGGTGGTATATTACCAATGCAGAGTCTTCGTATACCTCTAGTATCTTAATTGTTCGATCTATGACTGCCCGGATgcccatgatgcaagcttcatattcagccatgttattagtgcaatcaaaatccaatttactggtaaaaggataatgatctccactatGGGACACaaggactgccccaattccattgtCTACAGTGTTCGAAGCTCCGTCAAAGTTTTGCTTCAGAGGATGATCTTCATGGGAATCCTCTTCAAcggttgccacatacatcaactcTTCATTTgataaatcaaaattcaaaggtTTGTAGTCTTCTAAAGCTCTGCTGGCCAAAAATTTTGCAATCGCACTTCTTTTGACAGCTTTCTGATTTACGTAGACTATTTCAAACTCGGAGAGTAggatttgccatctagccatcCTCCCATTCAACGTAGTTGACTCCATAATATACTTTAGAGGGTCTAACTTTAAAATTAACCAAGCCACATGATAGAGCATGTATTGCCTCAATCTCTGTGTCGTCCAGACCAGGGCACAACATAATCTTTCAATGGGcgagtatctcatttcacagtcagtaaatttcttactgagatagtatatcacCTTCTCATTCTTCCATGTCCCATCATGTTGACCTAGCACACATCCTATGGAGTTATCGAATACCGTTAAATACATGATCAGTGGTTTGTCTGGCCTAGGCGCCAGCAACACTAGAGTATTGGACAAGTACTGTTTTACCTTGTCAAAAGCCTCCTGGCATTCTTTATCCCACacacctggattatgtttcttcagaagacgGAATATAGGGTAACATTTCTCGGTCAGTTGCGAAATGAATCGAGCAATATAATTCAGTTTTCCTAAGAAACCTcaaacttctttctgagtacgtggtggaggaaAATCTCGAATTtccttgactttgtctgggtcgatttcaatccctttttcactaaCTACACACCCCAAAAGTTTTCCTAACCTAGCTCCAAAGatacatttggctggattgagTTTGAGTTGGAACTTTCTTAATCTTAAGAAAAACTTTCTTAAGACTTGCAAATGTTCTCTTTCCGTCTGGGATTTTGCGGTCATGTCATCAACAGATACTTTaatttccttatgcatcatatcGTGGAAGAGGGTCACCATGGCTCTCTGTTATGTGGCTCTCGCGTTTTTCAACCCGAAtgacatcactttataacaaaaagttccccatagggttatgaatgtggttttcttcATATCGTTAGgatgcatcttaatttggttatatcccgaaaaACTATCCATGAAGAAAAATAGTGAGTGTCCTGCCGTGTTATCCACCAGGGTGTCGATGTGAGGTAAGGAAAAATTATCTTTCAGGCTAGCCTTATTCAAATATCTgtaatctacacacattcgtaccttcctaTCTTTCTTAGGAACGGGTAtaatattggctacccattctgagtatttaaccacttgtagGAACCCAGCATTGAATTGCTTTTGAACTTCCTCCTTTATTTTTAGTacaacatcaggcctcatcctccAGAGTTTTTACTGAATTGGCTTGCCATCTTCCTTTATAGGAAGACGGTGAACTACAATATCAGTATTTAATataggcatatcctggtatgaccatacgAAGACGTCTTTGAACTCTCGAAGAAACTCAATGAAgtcttgttttacttcttcagcTATGCATGTTTCGATCTTTACCACCTTTCCCTCCTCTAGGGTCACAGTCTCCACCGTCTCCTTGTGAGGTcagatttgtttctcctcctgctctacaatcctcaacaagtccggagataggtTACAATCTAGGTTATCtttaaagtcatgagatccctctaaacacatatctcgtTCAAAAAGATTTTCCGAGTCCATAGTAGAGTCACTCATATCGTTGATATCTGGGGACTTGTTAtaggtaccaaagaatatacaaagaatgtatgaatttaagaatacttatttatatggtatgattatgaattaatgaaagaatgatttggaagaaaatccaagagaATGAAAGAATCCAAAATGACTATTCGTGCAAAAATAATGAAGGAATCTTGAAAGAATATCTGCTCAAAAATAGTTGCAAAgatatatttcattaaaataacaatgTTCAGATATATGCCCATTTCACAAAAAGTTTTCATTGTctctaggctaaaacaacaagcatgttttgaatattactttgAGAAAGCTCTAAAAACTTCAAGTATTTCTTTTGtagtccaattatttagaacactctcAGGTTTATAGGGACAAATATCTAACATCATCTCCTCTTCATTCGTATCTTCCTGTATGGCATTGATGCCCTCTTCCCTCAGCACACTTCTCTCAAGATGAATGATTCCTCCTGATACAAAGGTTTTGGATATGTGGGGAATTATCAttgattttcatttaatttcctcTCCATTTAGGCGTGCCCTTCTTTTTTCTTGCCCTTTTTCTAGCTCTTTCATTCTCTACTTTATGTTTGGCTTATATCTTAAGCCAAAGCGATCTTGTTTTTCTTTCAGCACTGGAGCCTCAATTCTTCCTTGGAGACACCTCCCTAATCCTCTTCCGGGTAAAACTTCTTTTTCCACCAACAATTGTAACCCAATCTTCGTGGTCTTAGATATTTTAAGTATTGGAATTTTTCTCCCCTCAGAAATAAATGTTACTtttacaaactccaaagatcgatAGGAGCATTCAACTGCTTCATCATTAATTTCCACGTATGGCGCATCATTAGCTACAGCTGCTATGATGTCTGCTTCGGCTTTTATTTTCACCAGCTGACCTTCTAACACCAACTTTAGCCTGATGTAATGATGATGGTACAGCCCCCAACGAATGTATCCATGGCCTTCCTAATAGgcaattataggagggcttgatatccattacgaGAAAATCCACCTTGTAAATAGTTTGACCAATCAATAAGGGTATCTCGATTCTTCCCATGACATTTCTTTCTGTGCCATCGAATgccctcactatattttggcatgtcttcatatgcGAACTATCCACAGGCAACCTGTTAAGTGTGGATAGGGGCAATACATTCAATGTTGACCCGTTATCTATTAAAACTCCTGGCAAGGTATACTCTTTGCATCGGGTAGTAATATGCAAAGCTTTAGTGGACCCCATGCCTCTAGGTGATATTTCGTCATCGTtaaaaaagataaagttatcggtGCTTATGTTGTTGACAAGCCGATCTAATTTGTTGACAGAGATGTTATTGGCCACATAAGTCTCATTCAGCACTTTCATCAACGCCCTTCGATGCACCTCTAAACTTAAGAGCAAGGCTAGCACGGATATACGAGCTGGTTGTTTATGCAGTTGTTCAACAACACTATATTCTATGTGCTTCAGGAATTTGAGGAATTCCTTGGCTTCTTCCTCTTTCACTAGCTCGGTAATAGGTAACACAGGCTCGactattttttccttcttttgctCCGTCACTATGGCATTTTCTTTTATTGGATCGGCTGGAGGACTTATCAAATCGTAGCATTTCCCACTACACGTATAAGAACCCTTGCCATGATCCTCTTTCGCAGTACTAgctaaaatttcattttcatggACGCTTATGTTGCACTCATTGTTCTACAGAACATTCTTGTTATCCTTGTAAGAGAAGGCTGCAGACTTCTTGATTATTATCTTTGGCATTACCGGTACTCCCGCCTTGTTATTCCTTGGTCGCGAGATGATGACCACAGGATGGTTTACTTTCGGAACCCTTGTCGTTGGTTCCGACGCGCATATGCTTCTTTCTTCTTAGACTTCTTCTTGGACTTCTTCATAGAACTCCATTTCTTTGTCATCCATCATGTCTTGAACCAAGTCTCAGAATTCTATGCACTCTTAGATTTTGTGCCCTTCTAcatgatggaactcacaataattTCTCGTCTCCTTGTATCTCCCTTCTACATTCGAACTGATTAACCCCCTTTCTATCATTTTCTTCCAAACCCATTTCAAAGGAGTTCTTACTTCTGCAATATCTGCCTTGATTTTTCTCCCCACATTTCCAATTTTCATGTTTACCCCCTTATCAGCATGGCTAGGCAATGGATTTTCCGCACTGGATAAATCATCAATCTTGACAACACCCATACTGATCAACTTTTCAACCAGCTTTTTGAAGGCTGTGCAATTTTCTATTGAATGCCCCATAATCCCTGCATGATAGTCACATTGTGCATTCGCGttgtaccatttggggtacggagatTGCAGAGGTTTTAAGTAGAAAGGGGAAATAACATGTGCATTGAACAAactttgatacaactccttgtatggcATTAGAATCGGCGTAATTTGGGGATTCTCAGTGTTTTGTCTTGTGCCTCACTCTTGTCTTAATGAACCTTGTTGGTTAGTAGCCATCTTTCTTGGTTGGTTCACCGTGATTGATTTTGAGTAACCCTGGTTATAGGTGCTCATGTTGTTCATCTCATTCTCCTTTTTTCTTCGGAGCCACCCTTCGGTTACTTTCTCCAGCATCGATCTTCCCACTCCTTAAGGCGTTTTCAATCATTGCTTCATTCATAAGTATGTCAGAGAAGCTTTTTGTGACACTTCCCAACATATGTGTGATAAATGGTGCCTTCAGTGTGTTAATAAAGAGCATTGTCATCTCCCTTTCCAAGAGCGGTGGCTAGACTTGAATGGTAACCTCTctccacctttgtgcgtattacctaaaactttcattaggcttcttctccatattttgcagagtgattctatcagggaCCATATCTGCTACATggctgtattgcttcataaatgCTTATGCTAAGTCCATCCATAAACTAATCTTGGTACAGcttaattgattgtaccacttacatgctgcccctgtgaggctatcttaaAAGTAATGTATAAGCAGCTGGTCGTTATTAACGTATCTAGTCATAcgcctacaaaacatggtaatatgagcttaaGGGCAACTGGTCCCATTGTATTCCTCAAATTATGACATTTTGAACTTATGGGGGAGTACCAAATCCGGGACCAAACTCAAATTTTTAGCATCAATCCCCTAGTAATTCTCACTACTTTCCATAGCCCTGAACTTTTTTTCAAGCAATTCTTCCTTGGTTTTCTCTTTCTCAGCCACTTCGTCAAAATTGAAGACAATGGGATTGGAAGAGTTCTCTCCGGAGTGAAAACCTAATCCGGTTTGGAAGTTCATTGGCATTGAAGTGCCAGCTTGAAACTGTTGAGGCCTGATTGTGATAGAGGACCTACATGGGTGTACCTCAGCGTGGGGCTGTACATGTGGATGAGTAAAGCCTGGAGGGTAGAGGGGTCTATCATTATCTCCTTTTTCAATATTGACCATGGGGTCTTTTCCTTTGTCATTTCCCTCAGCCAACAGCTATTTTAACTGAGTCATCATGCTCTTCTGGGACTCCATCATCTTTTCCAtcatatcttgttgaatttttTCTAACTGGTCCTACATTTGGTCTTGCATCTCCTGTTGGAGCTATTCGAGCCTTTCCAATCTTTGATCAATGTTTTTAGATTTTACTTGAGTACCGTAAGGGTGCTGgttttccagattaactgaaataattttattcaattagggtcttttaatggtcgttaatgcatatgatgcgatgcaatgcatgaaatgaatgcaaaaaggcgtcaatcctaattcaatttcattttgaaaactttactcGAAAACAAACTTCTTTACATAAGATGGATTACAGATACGGCTTAGCCCTAATGCTCAAAACTCTAATCTTCCTAAGTAGCGAGGCTAACTCCTATCCCCGACTTGATTCCAAGTCATACTTCACGCTCAACATATCAGCTTGCACTGCCAAAGTCTGTAGGTGATCAACTACCTCTCGGATTTGAACAACGGCTTATCCCATGATATGATCTCTCTTTCTAACTTGGTTCTGAAAGTAGTGTAGCCGCTCATTCTGACGATCTTCGTTAGCTTTCAGGTACTCGATCCGGATCTCACAATTTCGCAACGCCATTTCTAActcttctattctttctttcatttcttcaaTTTTACCTAAACTTGCTCTTAATTCCATCACAGAATTCTGATTTTGATACCGATGGAGAGATCCTTCTAACTCAGCCACTTTACCCTTTAGTTCGAATTTTTCCTTTCGGTTCTCTGACAAACTCTTCTCTAGAGCCCCATTTCGTGTCTAGACCTCTTGGAATTTCCTTTTCCATCTATCGGCCTTGTTCTTTTCTTCTTGAATCTCTTCACGCCACTGCTCCAAATTTTTTCCTAACCCGGCAGTTCTCATCGATAGGCGTAGCTTCTTATAATCTGCCTTCATGCTATCTAGATCCTCCTCGGCCTTAGCTTTCCCTTTTCTTAATCTTTCTGCCTCGATTTTCTGAACATTCACGTATAATCTCAAGtttatcttttcttcttccatttttCTAATTCTACATTTCTCTTTTCAAAATCTTGCTTCATGATTTCTAATTCAGAAGGGACGACTCGTAAATGCTCCTCTATCGACTGACTGTTTTCGTGACTTGGTTCGGGGATATTATCATTGATTCTTCTAACCCACCATTCATTATACTCAGGAGTCGTCATTGGACCTATGGCTAATCTCTTCATCCGACGAGTCTGGTTCTACGCATTGGACATCTCTCGAATCTTCTTTTTGTAACCATCACCCCCGTACGAGAATTCACACTCAGCTAGTCCCTGAGTTGCGAGTATAAACTGCCTTGACCTATACTGCCTAAGCACTAGCAACGGGGAATAaccaacagctccccaaattccaagcAGAAGGAACCAGTCAAAATCACGGCACTGATACAAAATTTTATCTGGAAGCAACCACAGAGCTTTCCACTTAATGTCCCCTTCTTGCAGGTTCTCAAGAATTGCCATCCACTTCTCCACCAAGATGTTATCCCTCCTCGGTGTAGCTACTATCTACTTTAGTGGAGAATAGTTTTCAGAGAAGACCTGATACGAAACCTTATCAActttccaaaaatgactgtggaaccatgCGAGTAATAGCTGTGCACATTCGATGAATCTACCTTCACTTGCTCTCTGACAGGCATTTAGTGACCTGAATGTTTCCGCCAAAATCGCTGGAACTGGTGTAACCCCCTTATCAAGTCGGTCGAACAAGTCAGTGACTGCCTTATCAACATGTCTCAAAGTCTTGGAGAAGACAACTAAGTCGTATATGCTCAAAGCAAAGACATCTACCCACTTATTTGCATTTGGATGTGCTAGAACTATATCTTTCAAATTCTTCCAAGAAATGCACTTGTTATCCATATTTTGTTTTATTCGAGCTGTAACCCACTGTTCACTCATCTCGGTTATGTTCATCAACCTCTTCAAAAAGGTCGGTGCATTTACAGCTCTCGAGTAAACTCTGTTGACTTGAATTTTTCCACACTAAAGTAAAGCCATGTATTCTTCTACCGTAGGCACTAAGTCGACTTTTCTGAATGTAAAGCAACTGTAGGCGGGGTTCTAAAATTGTGTGAGAGCGCAAAATAGATGTTTGTCTACCTTCATATCAAACAAGTAAGGTAAATCCCCATAATTAGAATAGAATAGAATAGCTGTCTGACCTCCTCGTTTCACTAATCCCAGATTTCCTTCAACTCTAGCAAACTGTTCTGAGTTACACTAATACGGGTAAAGTCACATAATTTTGATGCATATCCTTCATCCAAACTATCACCTTCTCGTGCTGTGTCGTTTCTGACCAAATTCGGACAGCCGCATTACCTTCTACCTTATCAAGAAACCCCCTTTCCaggataagctttctatctagaaACCGAATATGAACCAACGCCTTTCATGATGAAATGCCATGTAGTTGAAGTGTCATGTAGTCAAAGTAAAACACAAAAAGTCAATATCCTGTATAAACCCAATACaatcaagaaataaataaaacacctaTTCAGGTATCTTCCATGGTTTGGTGTAGTTCTCCCTAGGGTAAGTTCCTGAGGTTCACAACATGAGGTTTGActctaaagtaagggtacttgaaccagcaaattcctcgatcttcacccattataggttcatacgGACTGAGATTGATTCATgggaatacattttcctatggctgcacggagatgaaaatctcacgaagacataggtacggatatatcccgaaagcgatccactatcctagacggaggtgaaaacctcacgaaggagtagcttctcactcccacttaaaagggtgtgaccaatgGTCATGCAATGTAATGTGCAGAAatataccaaaacttaaactaacacagcaattataaaccacaatgATGAATATCATAATAAAGAAGGATGAAATGCAACGAAAagatcgtatatttaaatcaagttttcaatttttgacaaaaagataaaaaataatcaactcgtggcttgactctcttatttttggTCTCCAGTGGAGTAGCCAAGTTGTTGACACcatatttttttgtgaaaacggggtcaacttggattttgaaaatgaaaacgaaaatgggagtcgccaccaatcttttttgatgaggtgtgattgagtcacctcaaaaagtgattgtttttaataaaaaatttgattttattaaaacaacgattttggtccacgaaattcagaaaaacaggttcgggagtcggttacgtacgaggaaggattagcgccctcgtaacgcccaaaattggtacctagttgattaattaatgtcttagtgtcgaagattgaaaactttaaagagatttaaaatacgatcctttattgaaatgttgaaaattttcggaaaagggcatatttcacgttaatcgagaaagagaattatatccagtaagttagaacacaatgtcttgaattcccgatgcgcgaatgaatgcaaaaaatttacttatttaaaagatatttagttatctcggatttaaaaaagggatcatgcccagtatgttaggacacgatcttttctttattcccgagatcgtttaaaacttgaatttgaaaatattcgtgtatttagatttattgtgaaaatcgaaaccccgtaagttaggtacgactttctcgaatctaaacacgagattttgcttattcaaaactcataatttatgcattgaataaaattaatctaacacaaaatagtagaaatgaaacacGGTGTCAATATGTGTAGCAAACTAAAAATGAATACGATGATGTACAcataaataatacgagcaataacaacaaccaaaaaaagataaataaaaagaacaaatcaattatacaaaataacaagtatataagcaaataaatgtaACATTCTCTTAAAATAATAACGAAAACGTAAATAAAGaacatgaataaaaatgaaaaaagatataTGTACATagacatatatataaattataagatataatagaaagtatatataagtatgtatatatttacaaaagttaaaatatgtacgtatatattataaaaaagtatgtgtatatatatattttgaagtcataaaatatgtaaaagaaacatatgtatgtataaatatatataacataaaatattagtatgtatgtatattataaaaaaaattgtgcatatgTACGTGTGAGTatgtattataaaaaatatatatattttgagattgtaacataaaagatatatatatgtatatgtgtgagCTATAAAATATATGTGggtatatatgtgttttaaaaatataaaacataaaaaatagatatgtatgtatatacgaATAATAAAATGTATTGGATATAGGTATTAAATTGGAAACTACATAAAATTTCAAGGTAAACattagaaataatagaaatatggGATAAAGGACCAATTCATAATTTGCTGGAAACATCAGGGACGAATGAGAAAATGTTCTAGGCCCCTTGTGCGCAGTGTTTCGAGCGGGATCGAATTGAAACAAGTACAAAATTTTcggggtcaaaatataaaaaacaggAAGACCCGATTGCATTTTACTGCAAAACTGGAGGGACCGATTGTGCAAATATCCCCATAAAcgaaaacacgtggatcctcaGGCCGGTCAGGTCGCGCATGGGGGGTTATgggcaaaacgacgtcattttaagGCTATCGTGGCCAGCCCTACAGGACGCCGTTTAGTTGgcctatataattttttttaaattcatttctttGTCTTTCAGAAAAAAATGAGTTCTTTTCTCTCAAAAACCCCTCCTCTTTTCACACTGTCGGGCTTTCAGGCCTCCGTCGCGCCCCTTCAGTGGCCTATGGCCGGAGTCGCGCGAGATGGGTTTTTTAAACCCTAGCTTTCGGCACGCATAAAGGCAGAGCCTTTTTAAACCAAGAGGCTGCAAGAAAAGGGAGGGGGCCTCGAATCTTCCTCCGAGCCTGGATCCGACGCTGACGAGAGGTCTCCGACGGCGCAAACAGATTCAGGTAAAACCTTCGCTTTCacctatttataaaaataaaaaataataataaaaataaagataaaagaaatagaaagattgaaaaaaaacaagaaatcaccttgaaattttgtttttcttttcttttctgttcgTAAAAGAAGGAAAATCGAACCTCTTACAGTGATCAGATACGGTTTTTTATAGCCAATGTTACATGTTATCTCTATTATTTCTTACGTGTTTCTGTTGTTTGCGTGTCTTGCAGGTGACTGCGCAAGTGGGGGACGGCGACGTGACCGTGGCGGTGGCAAATGCGCTGCGGTGGCGGCTATTAGGTCAAGGATCAAAAGACCCTacgtgcggcgcacctagggttaaggttgctgctttgttttttttcttctgaaAATGGGCTAGGGTATTGGGCTTTAGATTTTGGGCTTAAGGTAGTTGGGTCTGTAATTGGGGTATTGGGTTAGTGTTTTTGCGTTGGGGTGTGCTGTTTTTTTGTTGTAATTCGGGCCCGGGCTGAATTGGCCTACAACATAaaggaaatttgaaattttacggGTAATACTGATATCGCTCGATTAAGTGGCGACCctagtttaaaatttgaaaaacaaaattttttgcGGTGTATTGAGGGTGAGATTGCCATAACTGATTGGTCACATTGGCAATAAGAGTGTCAGGGCAATGCCGCCTAACAATCAGTCACGGCAACCCCTCCCCCAGtacatcttttatatatattaatttcacCTTCCAAACAAATATTTAAACATTGTTCCCCTCCCCTCCTCCCACACATATTTTGGAGTTGAGCAAGggtacaaaaaaaaatttctcctCCCACACAAATTTTAAACAGAAGCAACGGTTAAAAAAACAACTTACCACGAGTTGGAGTTCTAGGGCATCTTGTGAAACTTATAaggttcaattttatttttttttgtaataatttatatattatatgctTATATTTTATGTGTAAGGTTTAGATTTAGAGTTTAAGGTTATATTATATGTTAAacaaattatgttttaaatttatatgttaattaattatgttcatattttatttatagtGTTTTTGCTTTGGAAGTCAGTTGTGAAACAAAGAGATAAGTGTGTGTGATtgaagtttttatttttcttatttttatgtttgtaatttatattttcatagattagttatgtttatatttttttaaataaagatacatatgttttaatatttatttgtgtAGAATAGAAATTTCTAGTTCAAACATTCGAGTTAAGGtaatttgtttttgtatttttctatttAGTTGATGGTTAATATTATTATGTCAatctttcatttaaaaaataaataaaaaactcattTGTGAAAATGAGTGAGATAAGAATTATTTATGTACAAAAATAGGTTGGGTTAAGAATTATTTACGAgaatgttgttattatttaggGTTATTAAtctaaaaatacgaaaaaaattatttatgaaaatggggtgggaaaaattatttattagaatGCTTAGAAGcgttatattgttttaatataatatgtttattcaattttgtttatgCAGATATATTAAAATGACTTCATTGATAAGAGCAACCGATAATATTGCTTTGATGATTAATGTGTCGATCAAAAAGTTGATTGCTACTTGCTATTTATCTAAATAggaatgttatttatttaaatgaaaaaacatAATTGCTATTCATAATTAATCTATAAAACTGCATATCTCTAAAATTTTAGTAATGGTGTAATTTGTTATGGAAAAGGTGAGTACCATGTATTGAGAGCACGTGTCCACGCTCCAAGCTACGAGCTAAACAATTGTATTTTCCTGTTTTTGAATGTTGAAGGATTTTGGACATTGATATTGATTAGGACATTTGAACTTAGGCCCAACTTAATATCGACCTTTGTTGAAGGTGGCGTCtggagacccacacatttcatttgccgTGTAAGG contains:
- the LOC107921509 gene encoding uncharacterized protein, giving the protein MESTTLNGRMARWQILLSEFEIVYVNQKAVKRSAIAKFLASRALEDYKPLNFDLSNEELMYVATVEEDSHEDHPLKQNFDGASNTVDNGIGAVLVSHTCIMGIRAVIDRTIKILEVYEDSALVIYHLKVTRDPKLICYWKLVLKLIEEFDSITFRYLPREENQMADVLATQASIVKVNKPEDMKPIQISIHETPGPCYSIEEEENDDHSWYQDILRYVKDCEYLDHATENDKRTLRRLAIDYVLNREILYTRGNDQVLLRCVDAVETNKILEEVHEGICETHANGFTMA